GGAGGTGTGGGCGTACATTTGGGTTGaggtgatgatggtgttcATGGATTGGATTTTGCGATGGTTGCGTTTGCTGATGAGATGACGGACACCTGACCGGTCGCTTTGGGTATATCTTTCCGTGAGCGGATGTCGGGggtgttgtttggtttgtttggtttgcTGGGGGTTTCCGGGGGTCCATTGACCAATCATGATTCTATGGTTGTTTGTATGACTCGTGATGTGAACCCTAGGTGCAGTAGAGTGATGTTCTCTACGTGAAGTACTAGGATTCGTTGAATTGTCTGGGTCAAGACCTACACTACCTTAACTAATGTATCCTGTATGAAGAGCTTGATTGAAATTGATGAATTGAAGTCAAAATTTCTTTCCGACCTATGACATCATAACACTCATGGAAcattatatatttctcgTAATAGATCAGACCTGGTATTCCCGTATACACCCTTACTCCTTGATACAAGCAACCCGCTTTTCCTCACAGCAGAATCTAACCATCTTCCCCagatatagaaatagaaagaaaaaagataCACCTAGGGAAACGAGAAAGAGGCGGAtaagtcgaagaagaagaagaagaagaagaagaagaagaagaagaagaaatgcaaTGATAAGAACTGAGAAATAATGAAACagatagagagaaaagacagaaacaggaacaggaacaggaacgaAAGGGTTATCTCGGTAACTAatcaggaaaagaagcaaaaagaaaaagaacaaaactAACGCAAAGTGGACATAGGAAGAGGGCAAcatgagaaaggaaagacaacaAACACAGAGTGAGAGACCGAGATAGGAAAACACATATCTCATTTAAAAATTCCAAGGGTGGAGAAGCGGCGAATGAGACTGATTTGAGTCCTAGTGGATTTATTGGATGAATCAGAGCTCCCACGACTTTCTCGACGTCCTTGTAGCTGCGCATTTTTGAGCACCTTGGTCATATCAGAAGATAAGTTGCGAGGCTTGGGGCGGTCGCCATACTTTGCTCCCTGGCTTAGGAGTATGGCTGCCAATTGTGAGTGACCTTGCTCTACAGCACGTGACAGAGGTGTGAAACGGTGTATATCGGCCATATTGATGTCTGCGGACCCTTGTAAAAGTCTCCCGAACTTATCCCACCAAGACTCTGTGCCATCATACCGTACAATCAATGAGAGCAGAGGAGTTTCATCGGTGCGGGAACGGCGGATATTAAAGGAAACCTTTCCATTGAGAAGTTGGATTATGTTCGCCCCATTATCACTGTAAATAGCATAGTGCAAGCATGTGTAGCCATCCTCGCAATGGCTTGAGCAGTCCGCTCCACGGTCTAGAAGAAGTCGGACGGTTGAGACATGGCCGTGCCTGCATGCTGGCATGAGTGGAGTACCACCCCTTCTGGACGGGGCGTCAATGTTCGCACCGGCATTGAGGAGCATCTCAACGATGTGACGCTTACCCGCAGCGGCGGCTATTTTGAGAGGCGTGTCTCCTTTGGAATCTGGGGTCTCAAGGTCGAGGCCCGGGTGGCGAGCCAAGAGCACCTCGAGGGCCGTTGCGTAGTCCAACCGAATAAGATATATGAGTAGCCTATCATTGCCGTCCCAAATCCCCTCAATATTGACATCCCCATTCCACAGGTTAATGACTTCCGACAGAAGTCGTTCATTTCCTGGCTGGATGTCCCTGCTGTTGACCCTTATGTTGTCTGACCCGCTGCCGACTGACGCCGACCCACCCACACTGGTGTTTATACTGGGTGTGCGAAGAACAATTGGTTGAGCAATTTCAACCAAGTTATGCAATTCCTCTTGAACATTCCTAGCGCTCGGTCTGTCATCGTGGCTGATGGCAAGCATAGAAACAATCAAAGACTGACATCTTGTCAGAAACTCCTGGTTGTAATTATAACGACCGCTGGTTAACCCAGAAAGCCATGACTGGACGTGGGGATTCAGCACAGGAGGCGAGCCACGGTGGAAATAGTCATTCTCATAAGGGGATGCTCCATCCCCATCGGTACCCCTTAGTTGGTCAAGATGCATCATTCCATCTGCCCCTTCTAAGCCGAGAGCGAGGATTCGGGTCAAAATACACCCTAAGGACCAGATGTCACTCTTAAGACCATGCCCTGCACCATCTGGTGATTGATATGGACCAGGAGGCGGTGATAACCTCTGTCGCTGGGTGAATGAATCCACAAATTCCGTAACAGTCGTGCCGGTTCTCTCAGGTCTAGACATAATCGAGATTCCAAAATCAGAGATCTTCCACTTTCCCACTTTTGGAAAGTCCAGGGCGTCTCCATGAAACACAAGTATATTTCCTGGCTTAAGGTCCATGTGACAGCAGCTAAGGCCTGGTGGATTGCTGTCCAATCCTTGATGTAAGAAGGCCAGAGCCCCAGCGAGATGCGCGGCCTCTTGCATCAGGTCACGTAATGTGAAGTCTGGGCACCTTTGATGCCCCTCGCGAAGGAAGACATCTAGATCCATGTCTgccaagggagaaagaatatTGAACGAATTGCCGATTGTCACGGTGGCTAAGAAAGGGACGATGCGATCATGCTTGGAGAGACTTGAGCGAAGTACATCGAGGTTGTTGGTTTCGGAGTGGAAGTCACCCCTACCTTCAAACTGTTTCAAAGCGACCGCGATATCTTTCTAGAGTCAGATGTCTTGGTTAGGTACAAAGCTTGATAATATGATATAAGTGGACCTGATGGGACTTACGCTGTAAGGCGCTCCCGGCAGGTGGTGTTCGGATTGGGATCGAAAATGTCCACTTccgatgatctccttggtgACCCTGCCATATGCACCGTTCCCAATACTTGTCGATATGTCGTTCACAAAGGGGAGCTTCCACTCTTTCGAAAATGTCAGACTTTTACCCTCCTCAATGTCAATCGGACAGAAAGTATATTGGCTCGCTTGGAACTTTTCAGCCCACGGGGACCCCAAGAATGAATCATCCTCCAGAATCGCCAGTGTATACGTTGGGATCATTCGATCTGAGCGGTCCCATTTGCCATGTTCGTCGCGATGTTTGAGAAAAATGTCTCCAAACCTCCCCCAATCCTGCCAGCCAATATCCACTAGTATAGATAGTGTCTGCAGCCACTCTTCCCGAATGTTATGCATCCAGGTATTATCGAATCCGGGCCTTACGAGGTCTATGAATCTCTCTAGGCGAGATTCACTCCAAATAAGTGCTAAGCTATGCCGCGTTACGACCTTTTCCGATGGCCTGTCTCTTCGGTGGGTTTCAGTTTGTAACGCAAGGGAGAGCTCTCTGAGCATCAACTCTCGCTGTATAGATGGTCGTCTTTCCGGAGGACTTTCGATGAATAGAGGATCATGGGGATATAGATGACTTTCACCTATAATATTCTCTGCTCTATGTATTGTACTAAAaagtcagtcagtcagtATACATCACACCCAGATAAAGTCCCAACGCTTCTTATACTGACTTGGTAGGGCCGGGGTAGACGTCATAATAGGGGCGATCATTATGAAAGTATGTCTGACGCGGAGATATCTCATTCATCTCCAGTTCTGGACTTTGGCGTAGGTTAGGAATGGTCCGAGGTGTTGTATGCTCTGTCGGGGTAAGTCTTCTGGTAAATCGTCTGTGCGCTTCAGAGCTGGGCCGATGTGAAGAGTCATTGCTGTGATAGCCAGAGGAAGAACTGAGGGCGTGGTGAAGGGCAATTAAGCCATTTGCCGTCAGAGCGGCATCGATCTCTTCATTGGACATTTCGACATTGAAAGCAATGCGAAAATCATCGTAACGACTCATGTTGGGCGTGAGATCGCGGGCTGTAGCGTCGAGGTCGCGAGCGACGCTCAAACGGACGGCTGGGCTTCAGTCCAAATGAGTCGCTGCGGGCGTTTAAAGCTAACAAGGTACATTTACAGTAAATTAAAATTCAGAAAGCCAGTAGTAGACTCCAGATGAATACGTACAATGCGAGTATGTGCAGTACATATGCGTTGGCAGAAGGGTTACCGGTGCCTGCATGGAGGAAAGATGAGTAACGGAGGTGAGAGTGGAAAGGATTACGAAGAAAGCAGTGACGAGGCAACGTTATGCCTTGGCCCCCGTTAACTCACGTGTTGGCTGCTTGCTATCAGTAATTCTGCGTATTTTGTACCCCAATGACCTCGAGTCCTTAAGTTTCTCAGCCTCGGCCAAGGACGAATTGGGGCTTTCCCCGTGGGGTTTCATGTCCGCTCCAAATGACTCGGACGCCTCGACACCATCGACTTATTGGACCAATATGACTGGTCATGGAGCTAATTAGTCAGGACTAGAATGAGGCGGCGAATAAGGTCTTCTCTGACGACCCTTAATTTCTGTAAAATGTGGCTGTACCATCTGGTCTACAAGGGGAAAATACTGGAAGGCGTGTCTGTGTCACTTCATAATATTGCTTCACGCGCATTTCGGTGCCTTCGCACAAGAGAGGCAAAACCGCCAAGGTAAGGTACATAGATACTAACTTTGTTAGGTATTTGTGCCCATCGAAGCCATAAATCCACGACAGTAAAGGTACTCTACAAGCATTCCATGTAGTCAATGGAAGACCGACAGTTATGCTACACTCTAGGCAGGATCATGAAATTGCTGGAGATGGAACGGTTCATCGTCCATCTTTCGTCGGCCACATAGGTTACCCAGGCTAACGACATGCTCCTTGACGTGGACAGACATTTTTGTGTTAACTGCGGCCTCAGTCAGTATGTATCACGGTAGGAAAGACCTGCAGAGGGGACAATCGTACATATTTCGTTCATTTCTTCCAGGCCCACTTTTGCAGTGCCACTGGGAACCTACACTAATCGTTAGCTGTTGCCAGGTGGTCCGTAGATGACAGAGTACTTACGAACAGAAAGACGAGAACAAAAGCCAGCGCATTGAGTCCCCTAAAGCACGATTAAAATCCGACCGAACATGCAACTGAGAGAACAGGAAACACCCACATGAACAGAAAACATAATTTGGATTCTCCGTAGTTGCCCAAAGCATCGGTCAATTTGGGTACAAATAGTACCAGAAGCCCCAGACCCAGGAAATTGACCATAACGCTGAAGCTCATGCCGACTTCTAAAGAGCAGAATTAGCATCAATCCCATCGTTGCGAGTTAGTCAACCCTTCACCTTAAAGGAGAGAAgtcgaaaaagaaagaaagaaaaatccaaTACTTACCACGGAACGCAAGTGGAAAGACTTCGGCACTGAAGGTGAAAGGGACTGGTCCCGCACCGATACCATAGAAGAATGTAAAGAAGCCGATGGTAAAAGTTGATACGAGGGCCAGCCTGACTGTGTAGGTTTCGATTCGgaaaaaaagcccaatagCAAGTAGACTGAGAAACATTCCCGCGAGCgagatgaggagaagaagccgacgCCCACGCCAATCAATGTATCGATACGCAGGAatagtgaagaggaagttcGCCAAGCCGAATCCTAATCTCCGTTAAGAATAGAGCCTATATACATGGATTAGATGCGAACTTTCACTTACCAAAGTTAAGCCAAACTACATCCGCACGTTGCTGGGAACCATTTGTATCCAGTGTTTTCTCCCGCGTGGTTTTACCGAAGAGTCGAGAAGAGTAAAACGAGAGAACGTTGATCTAACTCGACAATGAGATAAATGATGTTTACAAAGTCAACAAGCAATGCTAGAGAGGAGTGACTCACACCACACAGTTGTTGTGACGCCATTACCAAAAACGCAGCCACACATGCCCTTTGGTTGCGTGGATGGCTGAAAAGCTTTCCAATCCGCTTGAGGAAACGGGTCTCTCGGACCTTCTTTTGGTATATCTCTTCACTATACCAGTTCTGTGGTCTCTTCCCATCAAACATCTCCGTTTCGACTTGTAGTTGACTATGGATATAATAAAGGTCTCTCGCAGCCTGGATGTCTGTGCCTCGTAGCTGTCGGAGGCTCACGAATGCCCCGGTATAATCTCCTCTACGGATAAGAAACCGCGGGGATTcgggacaaagaaagacgaggaagaggaggataAGAGCGGGAATAGACGCTGTCCCTAGAAGCACCCTCCATTGGCGATCGACAATCCAATCGCAGgcgaagccaagaaagacacCACTGTATTGATGGTGTGTAAGGAATACTGTTCAAgaatcaagagaaaaatgcATAAAAACGTACAAAGTATCGAACAACTGccacatcatcaacaaccgtCCGCGCAGATGGTCAACCGCTGCCTCTGCGGCAAAAACGGGGGCGATTGACGCCTTCGCGCCGATCTTGGGATTGAAAATTAGTAGGTTTTGTCAACAGTAGACAGATTGAATGGCTTACCCCAATACCGAGTATCACTCGACAagcaagaagctgctgccATGTCACACAGCGAGCGGTACCTGTTGGTTTCGAAGTCAGAATTGTGTCCCATGGACAGCGTCAGGACACTATCTACCAAGTACACAAGCAGCACAAAAAACGGCTGAAATGAACAGTGCTGGGCGCCTCCCATAATTGCCCTCTTGGAGAGGATCACTCAACCAGGTTCCACTACTTTCTTTAGTCTCTTTGTGTGATCTTACGTTTGTTGGGCAACTCACATAATACTTCCCGATAACCAAGGCGCAGCATCAATAAAGCCACCCAATAATAGATGGGACTGCGTCCAGTCTTCTCCTTGGGGTGACAAGTCATGCTTCCAGCCTTCTGAACCCGCATTGATCGTGGACTGCTGCCAGCCTCTATAAGAGTTAGTTAGTTGGAGCCTAAAGATGATATGACTCCCTGCCAGGCGTACATACTGGGTGATCGCCGCACATGCTGTGGTTAAAATGGTCACCTTGAGGTCTTTACTTTGTTGCCAAAAGCCCGACTCCTTTTCATCCTTTATCGCCTTGAACTCTGCTGGCGTTAAGCTGAGTGTGTATAGATTATCGGGTTCCTGTGCTATTCGGGCTCCTTTGACAAGCAGCTCAAGGTCGACCACGTCTTTCAGATTGTTTCGATCATAGAACTTGTGCAcgtcatcttcaagctcctctGGTGTTCTGAGTAGCAGCGGGTTCCGAGGCCTGAAGGATGCAATGTAAGATGAGCATGATGCCCGACCACAAGCAGGAGTGAGAGAGGCTCGATAACTCCATTGGACGAAAAGATAATGAAAAATTGAACCTGAGGAGAGAATGCCTACCGCCTGGCTGAGTTGTTTACGCGCATATTGCCCCTTACATGAATTTATTCAACCTTAACCCGTTCAGCATGCGCGAAGTAAGGGGCTCGGAAGATAATATGGTTCTTAGCCACACCTTAAGGCTAACAAAGGATCAAGTGGAGCATACAAGGCTTATCTGAGCTGCAGTTTCTTTATATCACCTGGAAAGAGAAGTAGCTTTACAAATGATACTTTACTGGCACAAATACGCCGCAACCGAGGTGAAGGTGAGAGAAAAGCAGGTAAGTTGACCAATAAGCCAAGTTCCAGTGACAAAAAGAGATGAGTAATGAAATACCTACCCAGCCATAGAAAATGTGATTCTGCATTACGAGAAATGAGGCTCATTTTGTGGATTCATCTAACCTGATGGTGTGCCGTCCTCCGAAAGTTTTACACTCGTATTCGATCGTCATGTACAGCCTTGCCTTGGCACTCCACGAGGTACTGAAATTATTTTTCAATTTATTGCATCTATGTCACAATCCTCACTGTAATGGTTCTAATCAGCATGCTAATTGACTCAGCAGCAGAGTCGAGTCGAGTACTGTGGTAGCTAACCAAAGGTCTGGCAGTGAGATAGCAAGAGCTGACAGTCTTGGACGATATTTAGCGCCCAAGGGACTGCCGCCACCTAttggttttgctttttctctttgagTAATCTGTTTgctcccttttcttttcctgttttaCTCTGTGGGTTACTGGATACCTGCATGGGGGCTGTGCACCAAAACCGCCAACGAGAccactcttcctcttgggGACCATCTTGCGAGAAATTCTGGTGTGGTGAATCGATTAAATTTCTCGCCATGAAGGTACCCACCGCTCAGATGTCCTAGGTTCAACGTCATGtaacaggaagagaagaattTCCGGGGATTTCCGAATGGTGCTAAAATACTTAGGGCATGGATTGACATCCCCCGCTTCTCATGCAGCAATCCTCCACTCCCCGCACACTTTGACGTGGCCGTACCCCAATCGTAGTGAAGATGACTCGATCCTTCAAGCCACGGCTAGCCTCACTGGCGTAACCAGCCTGTCGGGCTGCGATTTCTTGCGTCCGTCAAACCTTCTGGGTGAGTTTGGGAACAAACAAGCGCACAGGTCGGTGCCGAGACAACCATCAATCAGCGCCCTGATCGCGTCGTCACAGCCTCACCACTTTCAGAGGCTCTGCACCCCTTCgtatttgtttctttttgtctaTAACCGCAGTGAGAGAGCTGAAAGCCTACCCTCCGCCCCGCGCTTAGATCAACTTGCCTCTTCCCTTTTACATCCAAGCCATACTAGCCAACCTTGACCATGAGCGGGTCAGTTCAGAACACCATCAGCCCTGACCTAACAGGGTACATCAGAAAGGAAAGGCTCGAGGCTAGGCTACTAAGCCTGTTTGGCAAACCGATCAAAGTTCGCGTAAGGACCTTCGCTGATAGCGCCGGTGTCTCAACGCTGCTGACATACAAGGTTCATTTGAAAGCATATCAATGAGCGATGGGTTTTTGACGCCCCAAGAATAGTGACTCAGGTACGCAACTTTGTGCAACTTCAGTGGCAAATTGATTACTAGCCAGTGGCTAATTTgttcattcttttctctagAATGAGATCGAGTAAGTGGAGATAGTCCAGCACGCGCCATTTACCACAATATGACTTATTGTATTTCGATAAAGCGATCTTCGGGATTGAACGAGTGTTTGGATCATACggatatggatatggatgaGATGATCACTGGGCTGGGTCTACTCATGTGGCTTTGATACCGCAGCAATGTCATTTTACTTTCAAGTACCCTGCTCTATGTAACGTAATTCGCTGCTGGTAGTGTTTGCTTACCTGCAATGATAACTCACGTTACAGCCTTGGACCAGCATTCCTTAACTTGGCTAATCTGCCTTGTAACTTGAATGGGTGATCGAATCTGGTTATAAGCGACTTATTAGTATCTTGGTATTCCTAAATTTACTTCCAGAAGAGTTCTAGTGTGACGCCTAGAACCTACTGGGCACTTACTGTGAGAATGCATACCATCGCACCGCTTCAAGGCAACAGTTGCCGGCTGAATCCGTTGAAACCTGAGCACTACGGTGCTATACAACCCCATCTCCGTTATCCAACATTTGTTTCTTGTCCGGAAAAGTCAAACGTATACCTATTTGACTTTATATGTATGTTGTCAATTCCTGAAACAACCCTCTGGAGCCGGGTTTACTGACTATATTAGCCTCATCGGGTCCCAAAACGGACGGCCCTCACCTATTCACCAATAGCGACGATTTCGAGACCCATATCGCGACTACGGCCAAACCACACACACGTATAGTGTTGGTTTTTCTCCTCGCACAGCATTGTAGTAAACAGACTTACAATTTCCTAGGTCGATATGCTCTCAAAATTCGATGCGCCCCCTCGGAGTCACCGAACAAGCGATGCGAAAGCTCATAAACACATACGGCATCGATGCGACCTTCCTCGACCTCGCAGTATCCTTCGGTGACAAGCCACAAAGCGCTGATGCAGGACACGGAGCGATGACAGTGAGACAGAAGGAAGATGGTTCATACGGTACTTGAC
The sequence above is a segment of the Aspergillus oryzae RIB40 DNA, chromosome 3 genome. Coding sequences within it:
- a CDS encoding ankyrin repeat and protein kinase domain-containing protein (predicted protein); this encodes MSRYDDFRIAFNVEMSNEEIDAALTANGLIALHHALSSSSGYHSNDSSHRPSSEAHRRFTRRLTPTEHTTPRTIPNLRQSPELEMNEISPRQTYFHNDRPYYDVYPGPTNTIHRAENIIGESHLYPHDPLFIESPPERRPSIQRELMLRELSLALQTETHRRDRPSEKVVTRHSLALIWSESRLERFIDLVRPGFDNTWMHNIREEWLQTLSILVDIGWQDWGRFGDIFLKHRDEHGKWDRSDRMIPTYTLAILEDDSFLGSPWAEKFQASQYTFCPIDIEEGKSLTFSKEWKLPFVNDISTSIGNGAYGRVTKEIIGSGHFRSQSEHHLPGAPYSKDIAVALKQFEGRGDFHSETNNLDVLRSSLSKHDRIVPFLATVTIGNSFNILSPLADMDLDVFLREGHQRCPDFTLRDLMQEAAHLAGALAFLHQGLDSNPPGLSCCHMDLKPGNILVFHGDALDFPKVGKWKISDFGISIMSRPERTGTTVTEFVDSFTQRQRLSPPPGPYQSPDGAGHGLKSDIWSLGCILTRILALGLEGADGMMHLDQLRGTDGDGASPYENDYFHRGSPPVLNPHVQSWLSGLTSGRYNYNQEFLTRCQSLIVSMLAISHDDRPSARNVQEELHNLVEIAQPIVLRTPSINTSVGGSASVGSGSDNIRVNSRDIQPGNERLLSEVINLWNGDVNIEGIWDGNDRLLIYLIRLDYATALEVLLARHPGLDLETPDSKGDTPLKIAAAAGKRHIVEMLLNAGANIDAPSRRGGTPLMPACRHGHVSTVRLLLDRGADCSSHCEDGYTCLHYAIYSDNGANIIQLLNGKVSFNIRRSRTDETPLLSLIVRYDGTESWWDKFGRLLQGSADINMADIHRFTPLSRAVEQGHSQLAAILLSQGANYRDNPFVPVPVPVSVFSLYLFHYFSVLIIAFLLLLLLLLLLLLLRLIRLFLVSLGVSFFFLFLYLGKMVRFCCEEKRVACIKE
- a CDS encoding uncharacterized protein (permeases of the major facilitator superfamily), translated to MRVNNSARRPRNPLLLRTPEELEDDVHKFYDRNNLKDVVDLELLVKGARIAQEPDNLYTLSLTPAEFKAIKDEKESGFWQQSKDLKVTILTTACAAITQYVRLAGSHIIFRLQLTNSYRGWQQSTINAGSEGWKHDLSPQGEDWTQSHLLLGGFIDAAPWLSGSIIGTWLSDPLQEGNYGRRPALFISAVFCAACVLGTARCVTWQQLLACRVILGIGIGAKASIAPVFAAEAAVDHLRGRLLMMWQLFDTFGVFLGFACDWIVDRQWRVLLGTASIPALILLFLVFLCPESPRFLIRRGDYTGAFVSLRQLRGTDIQAARDLYYIHSQLQVETEMFDGKRPQNWYSEEIYQKKVRETRFLKRIGKLFSHPRNQRACVAAFLVMASQQLCVRSTFSRFTLLDSSVKPRGRKHWIQMVPSNVRILGFGLANFLFTIPAYRYIDWRGRRLLLLISLAGMFLSLLAIGLFFRIETYTVRLALVSTFTIGFFTFFYGIGAGPVPFTFSAEVFPLAFREVGMSFSVMVNFLGLGLLVLFVPKLTDALGNYGESKLCFLFMWVFPVLSVACSVGF